The following DNA comes from Macaca thibetana thibetana isolate TM-01 chromosome 14, ASM2454274v1, whole genome shotgun sequence.
CCCCCCAGGCTCTGGCCTTCTCTCCCAGAATGAGGTGGGGCCACCATTTGCCCAGGGCCTCTTGGGGCTCTGGTTTTGGAAGAGCACTCCAGCCACCAGGTGAGTAGGAAGCAGGggtttctgtttttatctctttcttgctttccagGGTCCACATGATGCCTCCAAGACAGCAGGGATCCAGATACCAGGTGCACTAGTCTCAGCTCTGTGATTCTCTAGCTGTTGACTTTCAGCATGTCACCTCACCTTCCTCAGCTGCCTTTTTCCCATCCTAAAATAAGGGAGTTggacttggccaggtgcagtggctcattcctgtaattctagtactttgggaggccaaggcggtcggatcacgaggtcaggagttcaagaccagcctggcaacatggtgaaaccctgtctctattaaaactacaaaaaaaaattagccgggcatggtggtgcacacctgtaatcccagctatttgggaggctgaggcaggagaatcatttgaacctgggaggcagaagttgcagtgagctgagattgcaccattgcactccagcctggacaatacagtaagactctgtctcaaaaaaaaaaaaggagttggaCTAGATCGTCTTCAAGAGTCTCTTGTAGCTACATAAGTCTAGGAACTTGTCTGACTTTACTTTACATACAACAGagatttactgagtgcctgctgtACTGCAGACCTGGTGTTAAGTTCTAAGTAGGAAATTGTGAACAAAAACAGACGTAAGGgggacaaaaaaattttaaaacacccaAATGTGATCCCTCTCATGGAGGAGAGAGGAATGAATGTTAATCAAATAaccacacaatgaaatataaagTTGCAAAATAACTGCTGCAAAAGGGCAGTACATGCTGCTATGAGAGCAAATACTGGGGGGTTTGATGTAGACATGGGTTCTGTGTATGGGATGGGATCTGCAGAtgctatttcttccttctctctgtagATGAACGTATCCCCTTCCTGATCCACTGGAGTTGGCCCCTTCAAGGGGAGCGTCCCCTTGGGCCCCCTAGGTGAGGCCTGGGTGTCATACCTTAGGACTAATCTGGGCACAACAGAGCAGACTGGGAAGGGTCAAGACTTGGGGCTAGCTTGATCTCTTGGGGACCTTGGGGAGGGGTTTGGTCCTCTGGGGGAGGGAGGATACAGTGGCAGCTCCAAGGCCTGAGAGGAAGTTGGCTTAGATCATCTGTGGTAGAAGGCATAGTAGTCAGTGGAGGGAGGACCCTGTGGGAAGTGGGTGGAGCCTGGCATGACCAGCTTGAGTTCCAGGCAGGCAGTCAGCAGTCGGGGCTGGAGGGCTAGGGTTAAGGCCTCAGCACCTGGGAAGGGTGTGAGAGTCAGACAAGCCTCTAAACTTGGGGGTCCAGTGTGGGGCCTGCATCTCAGGAAACCGGAAATCTAGCAGTGCAGACGGGCTTGGATCCAGAGCTTGCAAAGGGGCTGACCCAAGATCCAAGTCCCAGCTCATCCCCTCTCCTTGTTCCCAGGGCCTTTATACGCCACCATGGAAACTTGGCAGACAGTGCTTCCTGGTTCGGGAGGCATGGACGGCTGTTCCCCAGCGCCTCTGCAACCGGTAAAGGGACTGGCTGGGACCCTGGTCGGGGGGTGTGGTGGGGAGATGGGGCTGGAAGGAGAAGTAGGGTGAGGAAGGCATAGAGGATCCACTGCCATCTTCCATCGGTGgtccctcctctctctgcctccttcccatCCGTCTATGTATCCCTTCCTGCAATACTCTTGCAATGCACACTTATATGTACAAAGCACTAGGAGAGCCACACCATCCTATCCTCAACCAAGTTGGGTCAAGCGGGTTAAGACGGCACATAGGTCACTGTGAAACCAGTTGGTCCAGGCTCAGCATTACATGTCTAGTGGCTCCCCACTTTCTGACATAGGGATTCCAGACTTTCTGGACAGTCTATATTTTCTCAGGGAGTCTTGTGTGCCCACCATTGTGGGCCCCAGCATCAGCATCTATGCCTTGATGTCCCAGCCTGACCTCACCACCGCCCTGATTGGCCCTAAGCTACATCTCCAGGCCCCTTTCTCTGACCCATTTCCCTTGTCTTCCCACTCAGAAGCCATACAGCGGTACCGCCGGAACCTGGCTGAGTGGTTCAGCAGGCTGCCCAGGGAGGAGCGCCAGTTTGGCCCGACTTTTGCCCTAGACACAGTCCACGTTGATCCTGTGATCCGCGAGAGCACCCCCGATGAGCTACTTCGCCCACCCGCAGAGCTGGCCCTGGAGCATCAGCCACCCCAGGCTGGGCTCCCCCCACTGGCCCTGTCTCAGCTCTTTAACCCGGATGCCTCTGGGCGCCGGGTGCAGACAGTGGTGCTGTATGGGACAGTGGGCACAGGCAAGAGCACGCTGGTGCGCAAGATGGTTCTGGACTGGTGTTACGGGCAGCTGCCGGCCTTCGAGCTGCTCATCCCCTTCTCCTGCGAGGACCTGTCATCCCTGGGCCCTGCCCCAGTCTCCTTGTGCCAACTTGTGGCCCAGCGCTACATGCCCCTGAAGAAGGTTCTGCCCCTGATGGCTGCCGCTGGGTCCCACCTCCTCTTTGTGCTCCATGGCTTAGAGCGTCTCAACCTCGACTTCCGACTGGCAGGCACAGGACTTTGCAGTGACCCGGAGCAACCAGAGGAACCAGCTGCTATCATCGTCAACTTGCTGCGCAAATACATGCTGCCTGAGGTGAGTGGCCCTTCACCCCAGGCTATCACTGCTGCCCCTTGACTTGCCCCGTAGGTCCTGGGTTACTTTAACTCCTGGGCCCTTCACTTCCCAGCAGTGTGACCCAGAGCAAGTCAGTAACTTCCTCAGgcttctgttcctttcttcttGAGTTGCTCTGATCAAATGGGATACTGCACATAACATTAGCACAGCGGCCTGGATCACAGCAGGAGTTCAGTAATTGCTAGTTataacggtttttttttttttttttttttttttttttttgaggcggagtctcgctctgtcgcccaggctggagtgcagtggcgcgatctcggctcactgcaagctccgcctcccgggttcccgccattctcctgcctcagcctcccgagtagctcggactacaggcgccgccaccacgcccggctaatttttttgtattttttttttagtggagacggggtttcattgtgttagccaggatggtctcgatctcctgacctcgtgatccgcccgtctcggcctcccaaagtgctgggattacaggcttgagccaccgcgcccggcctataactGTTATCCTCATCAATGTCTTCCTCCTTGGACACTCAGTCTTCAGGGGTCCCCTGGGAATAGAGGCAGTCAACAGGACACTAAGGTCTTTCTTAACTTTCAACCATGATCTTCCCAGGCCAGCATTCTAGTGACCACTCGGCCCTCTGCCATTGGCCGTATCCCCAGCAAGTACGTGGGCCGCTATGGTGAGATCTGTGGTTTCTCTGATACCAACCTGCAGAAGCTCTACTTCCAGCTCCGCCTCAACCAGCCGGACTGCGGGTGCGGTTCAGGTGTCTCCGCTGCACCAGCTCAGCGTGACAACCTGGTGCAGATGCTCTCCCGGAACCTGGAGGGGCACCACCAGATCGCCGCTGCCTGTTTCCTGCCGTCCTATTGCTGGCTCGTCTGTGCCACCTTGCACTTCCTGCATGCCCCCACGCCTGCTGGGCAGACCCTTACAAGTATCTACACCAGCTTCCTGCGCCTCAACTTCAGCGGGGAAACCCTGGACAGCACTGACGCCTCCAATTTGTCCCTGATGGCCTATGCAGCCCGAACCATGGGCAAGTTGGCCTATGAGGGGGTGTCCTCCCGCAAGACCTACTTCTCTGAAGAGGATGTCTGTGGCTGCCTGGAGGCTGGCATCAAGACGGAGGAGGAGTTTCAGCTGCTGCACATCTTCCGCCGGGATGCCCTGAGGTTTTTCCTGGCCCCATGTGTGGAGCCGGGGCGTGCGGGAACCTTCGTGTTCACCGTGCCTGCCATGCAGGAATACCTGGCCGCCCTCTACATTGTGCTGGGTTTGCGCAAGACGACCCTGCAAAAGGTGGGCAAGGAAGTGGCTGAGCTCGTGGGCCGTGTGGGGGAGGACGTCAGCCTGGTACTGGGCATCATGGCCAAGCTGCTGCCTCTGCGGGCTCTGCCTCTGCTCTTCAACCTGATCAAGGTAACATCCCTGACACCCCCACCTGCTTCTTCCCTCCCCAGCACCCCAAGCTGCCCATGCTCCCACAGGGTTCCCTGTTCACCCCTTGCTCCTCTCCCAGCAGGAAACTGCTGCTTCCTGCACAGGTATGAATCTTCTTCCTGGATCTGGTTTCAGCTCTGGGCATTTTGGCTTTTGGTGGGATTGCTTAGAGAGAAGCCACAAGGCTGGGGAAGGCTTGGTGGCTGGGGAGGGGAATCTGGGGACATGGGGACTTTAATAACAATCCTACATGGATTCCtaaaaatggtttcttttttgtgtctttcCTCCTAGGAGGCAGGCCTGTCCTCTGCTTTGCAGGTCCAGAAACTCAAT
Coding sequences within:
- the NLRX1 gene encoding NLR family member X1 isoform X1, yielding MRWGHHLPRASWGSGFGRALQPPDERIPFLIHWSWPLQGERPLGPPRAFIRHHGNLADSASWFGRHGRLFPSASATEAIQRYRRNLAEWFSRLPREERQFGPTFALDTVHVDPVIRESTPDELLRPPAELALEHQPPQAGLPPLALSQLFNPDASGRRVQTVVLYGTVGTGKSTLVRKMVLDWCYGQLPAFELLIPFSCEDLSSLGPAPVSLCQLVAQRYMPLKKVLPLMAAAGSHLLFVLHGLERLNLDFRLAGTGLCSDPEQPEEPAAIIVNLLRKYMLPEASILVTTRPSAIGRIPSKYVGRYGEICGFSDTNLQKLYFQLRLNQPDCGCGSGVSAAPAQRDNLVQMLSRNLEGHHQIAAACFLPSYCWLVCATLHFLHAPTPAGQTLTSIYTSFLRLNFSGETLDSTDASNLSLMAYAARTMGKLAYEGVSSRKTYFSEEDVCGCLEAGIKTEEEFQLLHIFRRDALRFFLAPCVEPGRAGTFVFTVPAMQEYLAALYIVLGLRKTTLQKVGKEVAELVGRVGEDVSLVLGIMAKLLPLRALPLLFNLIKVVPRVFGRMVGKSREAVAQAMVLEMFREEDYYNDDVLDQMGASILGVEGPRRHPDEPPEDEVFELFPIFMGGLLSAHNRAVLAQLGCPIKNLDALENAQAIKKKLGKLGRQVLPPSELLDHLFFHYEFQNQRFSAEVLSSLRQLNLAGVRMTPVKCTVVASVLGSGRHALDEVNLASCQLDPAGLRTLMPVFLRARKLGLQLNSLGPEACKDLRDLLLHDQCQITTLRLSNNPLMAAGVALLMEGLAGNTSVTHLSLLHTGLGDEGLELLAAQLDRNRQLQELNVAYNGAGDTAALALARAAREHPSLELLHLYFNELSSEGRQVLRDLGGAAEGGARVVVSLTEGTAVSEYWSVILSEVQRNLNSWDRARVQRHLELLLRDLEDSRGATLNPWRKAQLLRVEGEVRGLLEQLGGSGS